Genomic segment of Thauera sp. K11:
ATCTTTCGACGACGCAGACTGACCGCGTAGCCTTCGGTGGCCTTGATGTGCTCGGGCACGGAGCTGCTTTGGGTCTTGGCCGCTACGTGCGGGGTAATCCCCAGTGCCGTCAGGGTGCTCACGAATTCGGCAGTGTCGTAACCCCGATCTGCAGCGACGGTGGGTTTGCGGCTCCCGCTCGCCGGCTTGACGCTGCGCTTGACCATGACCAGCGCGACCTCACGTTCGGCGGTCCCGGTGGCTGGAGTCGTGTGCACATCGACGATCAGCCCGTGCCGGTTCTCGGCCAGTGCATGCGTGGTGTAGCTCAGAAACGCCATACCGCCGCCCTTGCTCGCGAGCCGCGAATCAGGGTCGGTGCGCGAAACGTGCGTTGCGTTCGAGCGTTTCTTGCCCCGGAAATCGACCTCGGGGTTGCGCCCCTCACCGGGTCCGGGTGGCTCATCCGAGCCGTCGCGCGCGGCCATGCTCTTGTGCGAGGCCCACGCCCGCAGCAACGAGCCGTCGACGCTGAAATGCTCATCGGACACCAGCTCGACCCATTCGGCAATCGCCACCACGCCGCCGAAGAACTCGCGCATCACGCTCTCCTTGAGCAGGCGCTCGCGGTTGGCCGAGAACGTCGAGTGATCCCAGATCGCCTCGTCCAGCGTCAGCCCGACGAACCAGCGGTACATCATGTTGAAGTCGATATGTTCGACCAGCGCCCGTTCCGAGCGGATCGAAAACAGACATTGCAGCAGCGAGGCCCGCAGCAATCGTTCCGGCGCAATCGAGGGGCGTCCGCCTTCGGCATAGAGCGCATCAAAATGCGCAGACATCGAACGCAAAACCAGATCGGCGAGCACTTTCACGCGACGCAGCGGGTGGTCTCGGGGAATTCGATCCTCGAGATTGACGTAGCTGAACAGGGGGCTTTGTTTATGGTCAGTGCCGCGCATCGGAACAATTGGAGTGGTAATGCAGATCGTATTGTAACGTCCGGGAAAGCCTTGCCAGTGCTCGGATCTGGCTAAATCAACAACCTGTTAGGAATTCACGGCGGATATTCCGTGCTGATGTCATGATGAAGGCGCTGTCGAGCGAGCG
This window contains:
- a CDS encoding IS5 family transposase; this encodes MRGTDHKQSPLFSYVNLEDRIPRDHPLRRVKVLADLVLRSMSAHFDALYAEGGRPSIAPERLLRASLLQCLFSIRSERALVEHIDFNMMYRWFVGLTLDEAIWDHSTFSANRERLLKESVMREFFGGVVAIAEWVELVSDEHFSVDGSLLRAWASHKSMAARDGSDEPPGPGEGRNPEVDFRGKKRSNATHVSRTDPDSRLASKGGGMAFLSYTTHALAENRHGLIVDVHTTPATGTAEREVALVMVKRSVKPASGSRKPTVAADRGYDTAEFVSTLTALGITPHVAAKTQSSSVPEHIKATEGYAVSLRRRKMIEEAFGWVKDIGTLRRLMARGLDKIRAHALLNFAAYNLTRLGNLLAS